One genomic segment of Cardinium endosymbiont of Philonthus spinipes includes these proteins:
- the floA gene encoding flotillin-like protein FloA (flotillin-like protein involved in membrane lipid rafts) produces MVIAQLYLYLFLIVVCLVFFYFFPLGLWITARFSGVQVGLFELVFMRIRKVPPAVIVDGLIVATKAGLELTLMEVETHYLAGGHVPSVIKALISADKANISLSFKQATAIDLAGRDVFEAVQISVNPKVINTPSVAAVAMDGIQLIAQARVTVRANIQQLVGGAGEETILARVGEGIVTSIGSSMSHKEVLANPDTISQLVLNRGLDAGTAFQILSIDIADVDVGDNIGAKLQIDQANADLRVAEAKAEEKRAMAVALEQEMKAKSEEARAKVILAEAEVPQALALALRNGQLGVMDYYRMQNIKADTQMRTSVATDEILPNK; encoded by the coding sequence ATGGTCATTGCGCAGCTCTATTTATATCTTTTTCTTATCGTTGTCTGTCTGGTATTTTTTTATTTTTTCCCACTTGGCCTTTGGATTACAGCCCGTTTTTCTGGTGTACAAGTTGGCCTATTTGAGTTGGTTTTTATGCGCATTCGAAAGGTGCCTCCTGCTGTTATTGTAGATGGGCTTATAGTAGCCACTAAAGCGGGCCTTGAGCTGACCCTTATGGAGGTAGAAACCCATTATTTGGCTGGTGGCCATGTGCCATCTGTTATTAAAGCACTTATTTCTGCAGATAAAGCCAATATTAGCCTTTCTTTTAAGCAAGCTACGGCTATTGACCTAGCAGGTCGGGATGTATTTGAAGCTGTGCAAATTTCTGTAAATCCAAAAGTGATCAATACCCCCTCTGTAGCAGCTGTGGCTATGGATGGGATTCAGCTTATTGCCCAAGCCAGGGTTACGGTTAGAGCCAATATTCAACAATTGGTAGGTGGTGCGGGAGAAGAAACCATTTTAGCACGTGTAGGAGAAGGGATTGTTACTTCTATTGGTTCTTCTATGAGTCACAAAGAAGTATTGGCCAATCCTGATACCATTTCACAGTTGGTATTGAATAGGGGTTTGGATGCAGGCACTGCTTTTCAAATACTTTCTATTGACATTGCAGATGTAGATGTGGGCGACAATATTGGCGCCAAACTCCAAATTGATCAAGCCAATGCTGATTTGCGTGTAGCCGAGGCTAAAGCCGAGGAAAAACGAGCTATGGCAGTAGCCTTAGAGCAAGAAATGAAGGCTAAATCTGAGGAAGCAAGGGCTAAGGTTATTTTAGCTGAAGCAGAGGTACCCCAGGCTTTAGCATTGGCGTTAAGAAATGGCCAGTTGGGTGTAATGGATTATTACCGCATGCAAAATATAAAAGCAGATACCCAAATGCGTACGAGTGTAGCAACAGATGAAATACTTCCCAATAAATAG
- a CDS encoding IS110 family transposase produces the protein MYIDIDIAKSSFVAAFRKGSGFTTVTYTNDVNGINLFLAQLDKSLHHCVLEATGNYGSLLVEMLVSAEIAVSVVNPRQIKHFSKAMHHITKTDKVDAQLIALYGSKNAILFNSQQHTFFKLIALTGQ, from the coding sequence ATATATATAGACATTGATATAGCAAAAAGCAGTTTTGTAGCTGCTTTTCGTAAAGGTTCAGGCTTTACTACAGTTACCTATACAAATGATGTAAATGGGATTAATCTATTTTTAGCTCAACTTGATAAATCCTTGCATCACTGTGTTTTAGAGGCTACTGGCAATTATGGTTCTTTATTAGTAGAGATGCTTGTATCAGCTGAGATAGCTGTTTCAGTTGTTAATCCAAGGCAAATCAAACACTTTTCTAAGGCAATGCATCATATAACTAAAACTGATAAGGTAGATGCGCAACTTATTGCTTTGTATGGTTCCAAGAATGCTATATTATTTAATAGTCAACAACATACATTCTTTAAGTTGATAGCATTGACCGGTCAATAA
- a CDS encoding AAA family ATPase: MYTRKLPIGLSNFHKLVTNDYLFCDKTPMIAEFLEKGEEVTLITRPRRWGKTLNMSMLQHFFASEVNGVNTAGLFDNLAIGRLEGARYIKQYQGKYPVIMLSFKDVNADSFQGAYNAVYELILKVYSFYLYLFTSDKVNELQLEQLYVIRNRQANQQQLESSLELLSQCLYQHHGQKVYILIDEYDTPLNKAYGNQAYLNDIVAFMRNLFSAALKDNDALERGVLTGILRVSKDSMLSGLNNLKTYTLLDKGYSSHFGLSEIEVQDLFTKQNLAICMDQVKSWYNGYKVGDLVMYNPWSIIYCLSEEGRFDVYWVNTGNNDLIKQLILSSNESIKEQFTQLMQGEALRVSIDKHLAFDVLDRDEIALWSLLLFAGYITFQTSNLSLDSDLYDCIVRVPNHEIRRLYNRFFKEWLSSKFVDQGVYASFLEHLVAGSVPLFVAQLSFFLCQSVSCFDTQVPRKSEGFYHGFVLAMLASLGRTHYIRSNRESGLGRYDVLLIPKEGTQAVLLEFKHVRKEEDLKNAAQFALDQIQLQAYHTELLQYPHVKEVIECGIAFSGKSVLAAYATYDLVHRQAGAVSWTELYK, from the coding sequence ATGTATACCCGTAAACTACCAATCGGCCTTAGTAACTTCCATAAGCTGGTAACCAACGATTACCTCTTTTGTGATAAAACACCTATGATTGCTGAATTCTTGGAAAAGGGAGAAGAAGTTACGTTAATTACCCGACCTCGTCGTTGGGGCAAGACCCTGAATATGTCTATGTTGCAGCATTTCTTTGCTTCAGAGGTCAATGGGGTAAATACAGCAGGCTTATTTGATAATTTAGCCATAGGTAGATTAGAAGGTGCTCGATACATTAAGCAATACCAAGGAAAGTACCCTGTTATTATGTTAAGCTTTAAGGATGTCAATGCAGATAGCTTTCAAGGGGCTTACAATGCAGTGTATGAATTGATCTTAAAGGTTTATAGCTTTTATCTCTATTTATTTACAAGTGATAAAGTTAATGAGCTACAGTTAGAGCAATTGTATGTTATTCGCAATAGACAAGCTAATCAACAACAATTAGAATCCTCTTTAGAATTACTCAGCCAATGCCTCTACCAACATCATGGTCAAAAAGTCTATATTTTGATAGATGAGTATGATACCCCGCTTAATAAAGCTTATGGCAATCAGGCATACTTGAATGATATAGTCGCATTTATGCGTAATCTCTTTAGTGCTGCCTTAAAAGATAATGATGCACTAGAAAGAGGCGTATTAACTGGTATACTGCGTGTTTCTAAGGATAGTATGCTTTCTGGATTGAATAACCTCAAAACTTACACCCTTTTAGATAAAGGTTATAGCAGCCACTTTGGTTTGAGCGAAATAGAAGTTCAAGATTTATTTACCAAACAGAATCTTGCTATTTGCATGGACCAAGTAAAAAGTTGGTACAATGGTTACAAGGTAGGAGATTTAGTCATGTATAATCCTTGGTCCATTATTTACTGTTTGAGTGAAGAGGGTCGATTTGATGTCTATTGGGTAAATACAGGAAATAATGATTTAATTAAACAACTCATTCTTTCCTCTAATGAGAGCATTAAAGAGCAATTTACACAATTGATGCAAGGAGAAGCGTTAAGGGTATCTATCGATAAACATCTTGCTTTTGATGTGTTGGATAGAGATGAAATTGCTTTGTGGAGTTTACTGTTGTTTGCTGGATATATAACCTTTCAAACAAGTAACCTAAGTTTAGATAGTGATTTATATGATTGTATAGTTAGGGTTCCCAATCATGAAATACGTAGACTCTACAATAGATTCTTTAAAGAATGGTTAAGTAGTAAGTTTGTTGATCAAGGCGTTTATGCCTCTTTTTTAGAACATTTAGTAGCTGGATCGGTGCCTCTTTTTGTAGCACAACTGAGCTTCTTCTTATGTCAAAGTGTTAGCTGTTTTGATACACAAGTTCCAAGAAAATCAGAAGGGTTTTACCATGGTTTTGTTCTGGCCATGTTGGCGAGTTTGGGAAGAACCCACTATATACGCTCCAATAGAGAAAGTGGCTTAGGGCGTTATGATGTGCTACTGATTCCCAAAGAAGGTACGCAGGCAGTTTTATTGGAATTTAAGCATGTACGTAAGGAAGAAGATTTGAAAAATGCAGCTCAATTTGCGTTAGATCAAATACAATTGCAAGCGTATCATACTGAATTATTACAATATCCGCATGTTAAAGAAGTCATAGAATGCGGCATTGCTTTTTCCGGAAAGTCTGTATTAGCTGCTTATGCTACTTATGATTTGGTGCATAGACAAGCTGGAGCAGTGAGTTGGACGGAACTATATAAATAA
- a CDS encoding AAA family ATPase produces the protein MEYKREDKGLSTEESKTITARGVRIPIGKSSVKQMIDASFYADKTSYIAKLFNDDGTYFFFIRPRRFGKSLLLDTIDQIAKGNKALFTGCAIYEDPTYKWKKYPVIWLNFSELAKDGPTELKKSLNRKLYDIAELFEVNDKINISIDEACEDYLKRVINLLNKLDNYEPTPIILIDEYDSPLISCEKEQYEEVLSVLSSFFKVLKAHQKDCKFIFVTGVTKFHLSGLTSGANSANDISLHEDYAEMLGYTEEDIDNLFLSKEKIINPVLEKLNRKKRQEEKYTLIQLKQALKDYYNGYCFTDDKIISVYNPDSILKFFRDKSFGNYWSNSGNPTILLQQIKNNIGRFNIDWDKDDFIMSQESFEYVASTLHTTPLLPLMYQTGYLTLDPDGFTNDCRTDKNETDYYLKFPNGEVKSALKLVLADFIAQKQAAAGRVYRDSILDYLRTDNWLAFFNCLRSGCLAKAGYRFLDKSERSFQGALYSFLNGAFHTSDGIWASAERDSGIGRTDIIMEDQDNEHRTIYIFELKVDKPALEALEQIRHKDYSLQYDLCHKKVLIGLKCDAAKLNITEAVIEIHQRDEWHTFQVMSRKNFNVNAAGYFQEVETCSS, from the coding sequence ATGGAATATAAAAGAGAAGATAAAGGCTTAAGCACCGAGGAAAGCAAAACAATCACTGCCAGAGGTGTACGCATTCCTATTGGAAAATCTAGCGTCAAACAGATGATAGATGCTAGCTTTTATGCAGATAAAACCTCTTATATAGCTAAGCTATTTAACGATGATGGTACTTATTTCTTCTTTATAAGACCACGCAGATTTGGTAAATCGCTACTCCTTGATACCATAGATCAAATAGCAAAAGGAAATAAAGCATTATTTACAGGGTGTGCTATTTATGAAGATCCAACCTATAAGTGGAAAAAATATCCAGTTATTTGGTTGAATTTCTCAGAATTGGCTAAAGATGGCCCAACGGAACTAAAAAAAAGCCTTAACAGAAAGTTGTATGATATTGCTGAGCTTTTTGAGGTAAACGATAAGATAAATATTTCGATAGATGAAGCATGTGAAGATTACCTAAAGAGAGTAATTAATTTGTTGAACAAACTAGATAATTATGAACCTACCCCCATTATCTTAATTGATGAATACGACAGTCCACTAATTTCCTGTGAAAAAGAACAGTATGAAGAGGTACTATCCGTTCTGAGTTCATTTTTCAAAGTTTTAAAAGCCCATCAGAAGGACTGTAAATTTATTTTTGTAACGGGTGTAACTAAATTTCATTTATCTGGTCTTACCTCAGGGGCCAATTCAGCCAATGATATATCCTTGCATGAGGATTATGCAGAGATGTTGGGGTATACAGAAGAGGATATTGACAACCTATTCCTTAGCAAGGAAAAAATTATTAATCCAGTACTTGAAAAACTTAACAGAAAAAAGAGACAGGAAGAAAAGTACACACTTATTCAACTCAAGCAAGCGTTAAAGGATTATTATAATGGGTATTGCTTTACAGATGATAAAATAATAAGCGTTTATAATCCAGACTCTATATTAAAATTTTTTAGAGATAAATCATTTGGTAATTACTGGTCCAACTCTGGTAACCCTACCATCTTACTACAACAAATCAAAAATAATATCGGTAGGTTCAACATAGATTGGGATAAAGATGATTTTATCATGAGTCAAGAGTCATTCGAATATGTTGCTAGCACGCTCCATACAACTCCTCTACTGCCTCTAATGTATCAAACCGGGTACCTTACGTTAGATCCTGATGGATTTACAAATGATTGTAGAACGGACAAAAACGAAACTGATTACTATTTAAAATTTCCTAATGGGGAAGTAAAATCTGCTTTAAAACTTGTATTAGCTGATTTTATAGCTCAAAAACAAGCAGCAGCAGGAAGGGTATATAGAGATTCTATTCTAGATTATTTAAGAACGGACAACTGGTTGGCCTTCTTTAACTGCCTTAGAAGTGGTTGCTTGGCCAAAGCAGGCTACCGCTTTCTCGATAAATCTGAAAGGAGTTTTCAGGGTGCTTTATACTCCTTTCTCAACGGTGCTTTTCATACCAGCGATGGTATTTGGGCTAGTGCTGAAAGGGATAGTGGTATAGGCCGTACAGATATCATTATGGAAGACCAAGATAATGAGCATAGAACCATCTATATTTTTGAGCTAAAAGTAGATAAACCAGCCTTAGAAGCTTTGGAGCAAATACGTCATAAAGATTATAGCCTTCAATATGATTTATGCCATAAGAAGGTGCTTATAGGTTTAAAATGTGATGCTGCAAAACTCAATATTACAGAGGCAGTTATTGAAATACATCAACGCGATGAGTGGCATACTTTTCAGGTAATGTCACGTAAAAATTTTAACGTTAATGCTGCTGGCTATTTTCAAGAAGTAGAAACATGTAGTAGTTGA
- a CDS encoding ribonucleoside-diphosphate reductase small subunit, whose product MSNDTYVDEPLLQENKNRFVLFPIEHHDIWSFYKQAEASFWTAEEIDLSQDIKDWENLTSGEKHFITHVLAFFAASDGIVNENLVQNFANEVQYTEAKFFYGFQIAIENIHSEAYSLLIDTYVKDPKERHRLFNAIETIEWVGKKADWALRWISKGSFAERLIAFAAVEGIFFSGSFCAIFWLKKRGLMPGLTFSNELISRDEGLHCDFACLLYNQHIKNKLPEERVAQIIADAVAIESEFVSDALPVKLIGMNAALMTQYIQFVADRLLLELGCKKIYHVTNPFDFMEMIALQGKTNFFEKRVGEYQKSGVMSSISEDKDKARFKLDEEF is encoded by the coding sequence ATGAGCAACGATACTTATGTAGATGAACCTCTTTTGCAAGAGAATAAAAATAGATTTGTTTTATTCCCTATTGAGCATCACGATATTTGGAGTTTCTATAAACAAGCGGAGGCCAGTTTTTGGACTGCAGAGGAGATTGACCTTAGTCAGGATATAAAAGACTGGGAAAACTTAACATCTGGTGAAAAGCACTTTATTACCCATGTGCTTGCTTTTTTTGCTGCTAGCGATGGCATTGTAAATGAAAATTTGGTTCAAAACTTTGCCAATGAGGTACAATATACAGAGGCTAAGTTTTTTTATGGATTCCAGATTGCTATTGAAAACATCCACTCTGAAGCCTATTCTTTACTGATCGATACCTATGTCAAAGATCCCAAAGAACGCCATAGATTATTCAATGCTATAGAAACCATTGAGTGGGTGGGGAAAAAGGCAGATTGGGCGTTGCGTTGGATTAGTAAAGGTTCCTTTGCAGAGCGGTTAATTGCCTTTGCAGCAGTAGAAGGGATCTTTTTTTCTGGTAGTTTCTGTGCGATTTTTTGGCTTAAAAAAAGGGGATTAATGCCAGGGCTAACCTTTTCTAACGAGCTTATTTCTAGAGATGAGGGGCTACACTGCGATTTTGCTTGCTTGCTCTATAACCAACATATCAAAAACAAACTCCCGGAAGAGCGGGTTGCTCAAATTATAGCTGATGCAGTTGCCATTGAAAGTGAATTTGTATCTGATGCCTTGCCAGTCAAGTTGATTGGTATGAATGCAGCGTTGATGACCCAGTATATTCAATTTGTTGCCGATAGACTGCTATTAGAGCTGGGATGCAAAAAAATCTATCATGTAACCAACCCATTTGATTTTATGGAAATGATTGCTTTGCAAGGCAAAACCAATTTCTTTGAGAAGCGAGTAGGCGAGTACCAAAAATCAGGGGTCATGAGCAGCATCTCTGAAGATAAAGACAAAGCACGATTTAAATTAGATGAGGAGTTTTAA